A part of Babylonia areolata isolate BAREFJ2019XMU chromosome 6, ASM4173473v1, whole genome shotgun sequence genomic DNA contains:
- the LOC143283229 gene encoding uncharacterized protein LOC143283229: MEAFQCHVYFLIVLLTIGHSADNAATAAANEEAAAAEPPPPPPPPAEAEAAEAEAAAAIKTAWACFGNFHNYMDIDCPPERRVELLTLMNGAKPKAQNCSLVTSGVANYRPQCCQFSRGDCAIPSHPNSFPVECADRPYCRPQARRAGTGPTCNDKDFPEFTHYTQIAYRCVVPKSAATTTTTTTISTTTTTTHTAATSTSSSSSSSSSPPVTTSNIPSSSSSSSSAREQPVTQKDVSKSDHCVCVSLAVTPAMIGGMIAGIVGLVLTIFIFMFYWGRKRHIQSISGGKSRSSNNNNNNSNSTSSVWDFLLSNTMSVRAFRGYDNFSSSRSSYSLGSASASASASASVSASEFCSSQQGGAPKPLWLPNISVDSGQGHSNVTSDDNCSVVTVEPIPVPPARAGMAAAGGVSATASGGGGGGGSGGGYAATSGASATSSGGSATTSGSSATASGDGSASTTSAALAESATASPSGEVGSSSTLAASSSAGGGDYAGVYANLDDAAGGGVSSGGAGGVNASGGGGRGRGGGRGGRFGQENGGSRVSPDPETGVEMSNLAFNNL, translated from the exons ATGGAGGCGTTCCAGTGTCATGTCTACTTCCTGATCGTCTTGCTGACCATTGGGCATTCGGCTGACAATGCAG caacagcggcagcaaacgaagaagcagcagcagcagaaccaccaccaccaccaccaccaccggcagaagcagaagcagcagaagcagaagcagcagcagccatcAAAACGGCCTGGGCCTGCTTCGGCAACTTCCACAACTACATGGACATCGACTGCCCCCCGGAGCGACGGGTGGAGCTGCTGACCCTGATGAACGGGGCCAAGCCCAAGGCCCAGAACTGCTCCCTGGTGACCTCCGGGGTGGCCAACTACCGGCCACAGTGCTGCCAGTTCTCCAGAGGAGACTGTGCCATCCCGAGCCACCCCAACAGTTTCCCCGTGGAGTGTGCAGACCGTCCTTACTGCCGGCCCCAGGCGAGGAGAGCTGGGACGGGCCCCACGTGCAACGACAAGGACTTCCCCGAGTTCACGCACTACACGCAGATCGCTTACCGATGTGTCGTGC CCAAGAGcgccgcaaccaccaccaccacaaccaccatctccaccaccaccacgacaacgcACACGGCGGCTACGTccacctcatcctcatcctcctcatcctcctcaccacCCGTGACGACCAGCAACatccccagcagcagcagcagcagcagtagtgccaGAGAGCAACCTGTCACTCAGAAGGATGTGTCGAAGAGCGATCACT gtgtgtgtgtatcacttgcAGTCACGCCGGCCATGATTGGTGGGATGATCGCAGGCATTGTGGGATTGGTTCTGaccatcttcatcttcatgtTCTACTGGGGAAG AAAACGCCACATACAAAGCATCTCGGGAGGCAAGTCccgaagcagcaacaacaacaacaacaacagcaacagcaccagcagtgTATGGGACTTCCTGCTCTCCAACACCATGTCGGTACGGGCCTTCCGCGGCTACGACAACTtcagcagcagccgcagcagctACTCCCTTGGCTCAGCGTCAGCCTCTGCCTCAGCCTCAGCGTCGGTCTCGGCCAGCGAGTTCTGCTCTTCCCAGCAGGGGGGAGCTCCCAAGCCCTTGTGGCTGCCCAACATCTCTGTGGACAGCGGCCAGGGTCACTCCAACGTCACCTCGGATGACAACTGTAGTGTGGTCACTGTGGAGCCCATACCAGTACCGCCGGCCCGCGCTGGAATGGCTGCTGCCGGTGGTGTTTCTGCTACtgcttctggtggtggtggtggtggtggtagtggtggtggttatgcaGCTACTTCCGGTGCTTCTGCAACTTCTTCCGGTGGTTCTGCAACTACTTCCGGTTCTTCTGCAACGGCTTCCGGTGATGGTTCTGCATCGACTACATCTGCTGCCCTTGCTGAGTCTGCGACTGCTTCTCCTAGCGGTGAGGTTGGCAGCAGCAGCACCCTCGCTGCCAGTtcttctgctggtggtggtgattacgCTGGTGTTTATGCCAATCTTGAtgatgctgctggtggtggtgtttcttctggtggtgctggtggtgttaaCGCCAGCGGCGGcggtggtcgtggtcgtggtggtggtcgtggtggacGGTTTGGCCAGGAGAATGGCGGCAGCAGGGTCTCACCAGATCCAGAGACTGGGGTGGAGATGTCGAACCTGGCATTCAACAACCTGTGA